One Aneurinibacillus migulanus genomic region harbors:
- the asnS gene encoding asparagine--tRNA ligase translates to MLTTVAQIGKHVGEEVRLGAWLFNKRSSGKIQFLQLRDGTGFIQGVVVKQEVTPEMWDAAKSLTQESSLYVTGIVREDERAKSGYELTVTGVDPIQIAEEYPITKKEHGVEFLMDHRHLWIRSMRQQAVLSIRSAVIQAVYEFFKERGFYKVDPPILTPTSAEGTTTLFHTQYFDEEAYLSQSGQLYMEAAAMALGRVFSFGPTFRAEKSKTRRHLIEFWMIEPEMAFVDHEESLRIQEDFVSYVVQYVLKNCPLELKRLERDTSKLENVKAPFPRITYTEAIEMLQKDGHEIQWGEDFGAPHETAIAEKFDKPVFITHYPTGIKAFYMKPDPTNPDVVLCADLIAPEGYGEIIGGSQRIDDLELMKKRYEEHDLNPQAYQWYLDLRKYGSVPHSGFGLGLERTVGWICGTEHVRETIPFPRLLNRLYP, encoded by the coding sequence ATGCTGACGACGGTTGCTCAAATCGGAAAGCACGTAGGAGAAGAAGTAAGGCTTGGAGCCTGGCTATTTAACAAGCGTTCAAGCGGTAAGATTCAATTTCTGCAACTGCGTGATGGAACCGGTTTCATTCAGGGAGTAGTGGTTAAACAGGAAGTAACGCCAGAAATGTGGGATGCAGCTAAATCGCTCACACAGGAAAGCTCGCTATATGTTACCGGTATTGTTCGTGAAGATGAGCGCGCCAAATCTGGTTATGAACTCACGGTAACTGGTGTAGACCCCATTCAGATCGCAGAGGAATATCCGATTACCAAAAAAGAGCACGGGGTAGAATTCCTGATGGATCACCGTCATCTCTGGATTAGGTCTATGCGCCAGCAGGCGGTTCTTTCTATCCGCTCAGCCGTCATTCAAGCGGTATATGAATTCTTCAAAGAGCGTGGCTTCTATAAAGTGGACCCGCCGATTTTAACGCCAACCTCGGCGGAAGGGACGACTACACTGTTCCACACCCAATATTTCGATGAGGAAGCGTACTTGTCTCAGAGCGGACAGCTATATATGGAAGCGGCAGCGATGGCCCTTGGACGGGTATTCTCATTTGGTCCGACATTTCGTGCGGAGAAGTCGAAGACGCGCCGCCACTTAATCGAATTCTGGATGATTGAGCCGGAGATGGCATTTGTTGACCATGAAGAGAGCTTGCGCATCCAAGAAGACTTCGTTAGCTATGTTGTGCAATATGTATTGAAAAACTGCCCTCTTGAGTTAAAACGTCTCGAGCGCGATACAAGCAAGCTCGAGAATGTGAAGGCGCCGTTCCCGCGCATTACCTACACAGAAGCCATCGAAATGCTGCAGAAAGACGGACATGAAATCCAGTGGGGCGAAGATTTTGGTGCACCGCACGAAACAGCAATCGCGGAAAAGTTTGACAAGCCAGTATTTATCACGCATTATCCGACCGGCATCAAAGCATTCTATATGAAGCCGGATCCGACCAATCCAGATGTTGTCCTGTGCGCCGATTTGATTGCGCCGGAGGGATACGGTGAGATTATCGGAGGCAGTCAGCGGATTGATGATTTAGAACTTATGAAGAAAAGATATGAAGAACATGATCTTAATCCGCAAGCGTACCAATGGTATCTTGATCTGCGCAAGTATGGATCGGTTCCACACTCCGGCTTCGGGCTTGGCCTGGAACGTACTGTGGGTTGGATTTGTGGTACGGAGCATGTACGGGAAACGATTCCATTCCCGCGTCTTTTGAACCGTCTCTATCCATAA
- a CDS encoding pyridoxal phosphate-dependent aminotransferase has product MKLAKRVAQITPSKTLAITAKAKELRSEGYDVVGLGAGEPDFNTPQHIIDAAVKAMEEGQTKYTAAAGIVELKKAICEKLTRDNNITYKPSQVVVCNGAKHALYNLFQAIVDPGDEVIVPIPYWVSYPEMITLADGVPVFVEGAEANEFKITPEQLRAVITDKTRAVIINSPSNPTGSVYTREELEGLAQVCIEKQILMVSDEIYEKLIYDGREHVSIASLSPEAYDLTVVINGMSKPYSMTGWRIGYAAGNEELIKAMTNLSSHSTSNPTTFAQYGALAALEGSQEPLEMMKVEFDKRRKAVVKLMNEIEGIHCVEPKGAFYLFANVSEAMKKGGYADVDEWAQALLEKEYVALIPGSGFGAPNHIRISYATSLEQLEKGIARIKKFVEEN; this is encoded by the coding sequence ATGAAATTAGCGAAGCGCGTGGCACAAATTACACCGTCCAAAACGCTCGCCATTACTGCAAAAGCAAAAGAGTTACGTAGCGAAGGATACGACGTGGTTGGATTGGGAGCCGGGGAGCCGGACTTCAATACGCCGCAGCATATTATCGACGCTGCAGTAAAAGCGATGGAAGAGGGCCAGACGAAATATACGGCTGCTGCCGGTATTGTAGAGCTGAAGAAAGCGATTTGCGAAAAGCTGACGCGCGATAACAATATTACATATAAACCTTCACAAGTTGTAGTGTGCAATGGAGCGAAGCATGCACTTTATAACTTGTTTCAGGCAATTGTAGATCCGGGCGATGAGGTCATCGTACCGATTCCATATTGGGTCAGCTATCCGGAGATGATTACTCTGGCGGATGGCGTGCCGGTATTTGTTGAAGGAGCAGAAGCGAACGAATTTAAAATCACGCCGGAACAGCTGCGTGCAGTCATTACAGATAAGACGCGTGCAGTTATCATTAACTCGCCTAGTAACCCAACCGGCAGCGTGTATACGCGTGAAGAGTTGGAAGGGCTGGCACAAGTCTGCATCGAGAAGCAAATCCTGATGGTATCTGATGAAATTTATGAAAAGTTGATTTATGACGGACGTGAGCATGTAAGCATTGCAAGCCTAAGTCCGGAAGCATACGATTTAACGGTCGTTATTAACGGTATGTCTAAGCCGTATTCCATGACAGGCTGGCGGATCGGCTATGCAGCAGGAAACGAGGAGCTTATTAAAGCGATGACGAACCTGTCCAGCCATAGCACGTCCAACCCGACGACATTTGCGCAATATGGCGCACTGGCGGCGCTCGAAGGTTCGCAAGAGCCGTTAGAAATGATGAAGGTCGAATTCGATAAGCGCCGCAAAGCGGTCGTAAAACTGATGAACGAAATTGAAGGCATTCATTGTGTAGAGCCGAAAGGAGCCTTCTATCTGTTCGCCAACGTAAGCGAAGCAATGAAAAAAGGCGGTTATGCTGATGTGGATGAATGGGCACAGGCTTTGCTGGAAAAAGAGTATGTAGCGCTTATTCCAGGTTCCGGCTTCGGGGCGCCGAACCATATTCGTATTTCTTATGCGACTTCTTTAGAGCAATTAGAAAAAGGCATTGCCCGCATTAAAAAGTTCGTAGAAGAAAACTAA
- a CDS encoding AAA family ATPase encodes MGKEIIIGVIPVIIAFLVFIGVNVAPLIIAAMIISFLAFFVMRQGGMSIGQKKTTVETPKTKVKFNQIGGQERAKKELREALDFLIHKDTLKEYGIRPLKGLLLTGPPGTGKTLMAKAAANYTNSAFVAASGSQFVEMYVGVGAQRIRDLFKEAKQKAEKNNQESAIIFIDEIDVLGGKREGSQHREYDQTLNQLLTEMDGITTSEHPRILMIAATNRADMLDDALLRPGRFDRQIVVDLPDMKARKQILEIHVKNKPLADDVDIEAIARDTFNFSGAQLESVTNEAAIYAFRDKSKVITQSHFSHAIDKVMMGEQTDRESTAEERERVANHELGHAIVSEVVRPLSVSQVSLRPRGQALGYVRQSPQQDRYLYTLENLEQQIMIALGGAVAEEMLYGGRSTGSRNDFEQALHLVNTIIDSGLSRLGIVKMDMVGKEALHEERQRILNDLLDSTRKVLTEHFPVFQHALNHLLREEVLNGEQFRIMLEEARALPKQSKVEEIEARRMKA; translated from the coding sequence ATGGGTAAAGAAATAATCATCGGTGTAATCCCGGTCATCATCGCGTTTCTCGTATTCATCGGCGTGAACGTGGCTCCGTTGATTATTGCCGCGATGATTATCAGTTTTCTAGCTTTTTTTGTGATGAGGCAGGGCGGCATGTCTATCGGTCAGAAAAAAACTACGGTAGAAACGCCTAAAACAAAAGTGAAATTCAATCAAATCGGTGGTCAGGAACGTGCGAAGAAAGAGCTGAGGGAGGCGCTCGATTTCCTGATCCACAAAGATACGCTGAAAGAATATGGCATTCGCCCGTTAAAGGGCCTCCTGCTGACTGGACCTCCAGGAACAGGTAAGACTCTTATGGCTAAAGCGGCCGCCAACTATACAAACTCTGCGTTTGTTGCAGCTTCCGGTTCCCAATTTGTAGAGATGTATGTCGGAGTCGGCGCACAGCGCATCCGTGATCTTTTCAAGGAAGCAAAGCAGAAAGCCGAAAAGAACAATCAGGAGAGCGCCATTATTTTTATCGATGAAATCGATGTACTCGGTGGTAAGCGTGAAGGCAGCCAGCACCGTGAGTATGATCAAACGCTTAACCAACTATTAACGGAGATGGACGGAATTACAACGTCCGAGCATCCGCGTATTCTAATGATTGCCGCTACTAACCGGGCGGACATGCTTGATGATGCGTTGCTGCGTCCGGGACGTTTTGACCGTCAAATTGTGGTCGATCTGCCAGATATGAAAGCGCGTAAGCAAATTCTTGAGATTCATGTGAAAAACAAACCGCTCGCCGATGATGTAGACATTGAGGCCATTGCGCGCGATACGTTTAACTTTTCTGGTGCTCAGTTAGAAAGTGTAACCAATGAAGCGGCGATTTATGCGTTTCGTGATAAAAGCAAGGTTATTACGCAGAGCCATTTCTCCCATGCTATCGATAAAGTAATGATGGGTGAGCAGACGGACCGCGAATCAACCGCGGAAGAGAGAGAACGTGTAGCCAATCATGAGCTTGGTCACGCTATTGTATCTGAAGTGGTGCGTCCGTTATCCGTATCGCAAGTATCGCTGCGCCCACGCGGTCAGGCATTGGGGTACGTACGTCAAAGTCCGCAGCAGGACCGCTACCTGTATACGCTTGAGAATCTTGAGCAGCAAATTATGATTGCGCTCGGTGGCGCGGTGGCGGAAGAGATGCTGTACGGTGGACGTAGCACCGGCTCGCGCAATGACTTTGAACAGGCGCTGCATCTGGTGAATACGATTATTGACAGTGGACTGTCCAGACTCGGCATTGTGAAGATGGATATGGTCGGAAAAGAGGCATTGCATGAGGAACGTCAGCGTATTTTGAATGATTTGCTTGATAGCACACGCAAAGTGCTCACGGAGCACTTCCCGGTGTTCCAGCACGCGCTTAATCATTTACTGCGCGAAGAAGTACTGAACGGCGAGCAATTCCGTATTATGCTTGAAGAAGCTCGTGCGCTTCCGAAGCAGAGTAAAGTCGAGGAAATTGAAGCTCGACGCATGAAAGCATAA
- a CDS encoding cell wall elongation regulator TseB-like domain-containing protein, translated as MKKSWLYGILALVMLVLCSALAMYLHVQGQQQAIKEKGSELALTRTQMNEVTFVDTYYGKQDYIVVEGKTESGEKLVAWFHGDQGEVEKMSRLVPKENVLKALGKDHPSMQLIHIIPAKQDNKKVWEVLFTEGDIFHYYYIDMYNGKLMKAYKLPKKLPEMNT; from the coding sequence ATGAAAAAATCGTGGTTATATGGGATACTTGCGTTAGTTATGCTTGTGCTGTGTTCAGCTTTGGCAATGTATTTACATGTGCAAGGACAGCAGCAGGCGATAAAGGAAAAGGGGTCTGAACTGGCGTTAACACGGACGCAGATGAACGAAGTAACCTTTGTGGACACGTATTACGGTAAGCAGGATTATATTGTAGTCGAAGGAAAAACGGAAAGTGGCGAAAAGCTGGTTGCTTGGTTTCACGGAGATCAGGGAGAGGTAGAGAAAATGTCGCGACTTGTTCCGAAAGAAAACGTGTTGAAAGCGCTTGGCAAAGACCATCCGAGCATGCAACTTATCCATATTATTCCCGCTAAGCAAGATAACAAGAAGGTATGGGAAGTACTGTTCACTGAAGGAGATATCTTCCACTATTATTACATTGATATGTACAATGGTAAGCTTATGAAAGCATATAAACTGCCGAAGAAGTTACCAGAGATGAATACGTAA
- a CDS encoding amidohydrolase family protein, producing MKDKEARRAGDQCALYPMRTIVIHATVLTVNQTNQVIYDGAIAFENGVLTHVGQMPDKLDTYDEVIDAKGRIVMPGLVNTHGHTAMSLLRGYADDLPLQEWLETKMWPLEAQFTEDHVRWGTSLSIIEMLKTGTTTFVDMYDHMDMVAELVTASGMRARLCRGVIGLCSAEEQTKKLEEASAFAAKWNETANGRIMTMMSPHGAYTCPPDYVERIVARAHELDLPVHIHMSETEWEVQQNVADYGARPVAHLEKLGVFNRPTLVAHAVHLTDEELDILARYDVKVSHNPISNLKLGSGIARVPDMMERGICVSLGTDSSASNNNLDLFEEMRMVALLHKGHRQNPVLVPASEALRMATIYGAEAIFMDEQIGSLEVGKQADFIMLNSHDVYFQPANDPISHVVYSASGRDVTDVYVQGVQLVKDGKCLTMEEETVIENANRMFELLEKK from the coding sequence ATGAAGGATAAGGAGGCAAGGCGCGCTGGTGACCAGTGCGCCCTATACCCTATGAGAACAATCGTCATTCATGCGACAGTGTTGACTGTCAACCAAACGAACCAAGTTATTTACGATGGCGCCATCGCTTTTGAAAACGGCGTGTTGACACATGTCGGACAAATGCCGGATAAGCTTGATACATACGATGAAGTAATCGACGCTAAAGGTCGTATCGTTATGCCGGGTCTTGTAAATACACACGGACATACTGCTATGTCGCTGCTGCGTGGCTATGCGGATGATCTTCCGCTTCAAGAATGGCTGGAGACAAAAATGTGGCCGCTTGAGGCTCAGTTTACGGAAGATCATGTACGCTGGGGTACTTCATTGTCTATTATCGAGATGCTGAAGACAGGTACAACGACGTTTGTCGATATGTATGACCATATGGATATGGTAGCAGAATTGGTTACCGCATCTGGAATGCGTGCTCGTCTGTGCCGCGGAGTCATCGGCCTATGTTCAGCGGAAGAGCAGACTAAGAAGTTGGAAGAGGCGAGTGCGTTCGCTGCTAAATGGAATGAGACTGCCAACGGACGCATCATGACGATGATGTCGCCGCATGGAGCATATACATGTCCGCCGGATTATGTAGAACGAATTGTTGCACGTGCACATGAATTGGATTTACCCGTTCATATCCATATGTCCGAAACAGAATGGGAAGTACAGCAGAATGTGGCCGATTATGGTGCGCGTCCGGTTGCGCACTTAGAGAAGCTTGGCGTGTTCAATCGTCCGACGCTTGTTGCACACGCTGTGCATTTAACGGATGAAGAGCTAGATATTCTGGCTAGGTATGATGTCAAAGTATCGCATAACCCGATCAGCAATTTGAAGCTTGGTAGTGGCATTGCCCGTGTGCCGGATATGATGGAACGCGGCATCTGCGTCTCGCTCGGTACGGATAGCTCAGCTAGCAATAACAATCTTGACTTGTTTGAAGAGATGAGGATGGTAGCCCTGCTTCATAAGGGCCATCGCCAGAATCCGGTGCTCGTTCCGGCGTCTGAAGCGCTACGTATGGCGACGATTTATGGAGCGGAAGCTATTTTTATGGATGAGCAAATCGGATCGCTTGAGGTAGGCAAGCAGGCGGATTTTATTATGCTTAATTCACATGATGTGTATTTCCAACCGGCGAATGACCCGATTTCGCATGTTGTTTATTCGGCAAGCGGTCGAGATGTAACGGACGTATATGTTCAAGGTGTGCAACTAGTTAAAGACGGTAAGTGTCTCACGATGGAGGAAGAAACAGTAATCGAGAATGCAAACCGCATGTTTGAATTGCTGGAGAAAAAATAA
- a CDS encoding redox-sensing transcriptional repressor Rex, protein MKVPKISEAVVKRLPVYLRYLNSLKVMNVRTVSSQQLGEALDLNPAQIRKDLAYFGEFGRKGIGYEVNYLVEKIKSILKLDRQVNVLLVGAGHLGHAISNYNAYLKDNMKIIAIFDADPMKVGKKIANLIIQPLEELAQAVKEKDIRIGIIAVPADAAQSVADHLVDAGVAGILNFAPTNLRVPEWVRVHDADVTMELHSLAYYL, encoded by the coding sequence GTGAAAGTGCCAAAGATTTCCGAAGCCGTTGTTAAAAGGCTTCCCGTTTATTTGCGATATTTAAATAGTTTAAAGGTAATGAATGTTCGTACAGTTTCGTCGCAGCAGCTTGGTGAAGCGCTTGATTTAAACCCGGCACAAATTCGCAAGGACCTTGCCTACTTCGGTGAATTCGGCCGAAAAGGAATAGGCTACGAAGTTAATTATTTGGTGGAAAAAATCAAAAGCATTCTCAAGCTCGATCGGCAGGTTAATGTTCTATTGGTCGGGGCGGGACATCTCGGGCATGCCATTAGCAACTATAATGCGTACTTAAAGGATAATATGAAGATTATTGCGATTTTTGACGCCGATCCGATGAAGGTCGGCAAAAAAATTGCAAATTTAATCATTCAGCCACTCGAAGAATTGGCACAAGCAGTTAAAGAGAAGGATATCCGCATCGGTATCATCGCTGTGCCAGCGGATGCGGCACAGTCGGTGGCCGATCATCTGGTAGATGCGGGAGTGGCGGGCATTTTGAATTTTGCACCTACTAACCTGCGTGTACCGGAGTGGGTGCGCGTCCATGATGCAGATGTTACAATGGAACTGCATAGCTTGGCGTATTATTTATAA
- the dinG gene encoding ATP-dependent DNA helicase DinG encodes MDPCLRKRDEAEEFEVKHLNTFVVVDFETTGNRPKEGDRIIQIGAVLVRDGEIAERFSTLVNPRADIPPFIEKLTGINDEMVADAPPIEDAIPSLLKMLDGATFVAHNVFFDLSFLQNALHEAGYHPFTGPLLDTVELSRLLLPGQEGYRLSDLSVGLDIMHDRPHQADSDAEATAYILLHLLDKLESMPLVTLQHLQRLSRPFHSDVQTLLSDIEQRKIRQGAYEPSTDLEVVHQICLKKRTTVEKKSGRSLEETMDFDAFADTLFGERGVLKEHMPGFELRPAQVTMMKQVYDSFDSGRHLMIEAGTGTGKSLAYLIPAVFWAKRQEETVVISTHTIQLQEQMYSRDLPILQAIFGDDAPRISVLKGRNNYLCLRKFSHSLQEEHDNYDVQLSKSQMLVWLTETETGDMEELNLPSGGQVYWKQVQSDAGSCLNRQCPWFSRCYYHQTRRKAQQAEVIVTNHSLLFTDMGAEHRIIPSYKYAVIDEAHHFDDVASRHLGDSISSYQLEGMLHRLYPDRGVGLLEEVEEAVRGWNTASYEESKHAIETAYQQIREGKETIREMYTLLYQWSHQRAKEGEEIGHTVMRYRQENLDSRWGRAVVSAVRNSVDLLLTIGKKLEAIYADIHGDDVPLGMKSLVTDLNGMVKDCLEYASLLHDMLLTEDDDHVYWIELDTRSTRKNIFLHRVPINVSSLLREQFFDKKESVILTSATLSVNSSFAYATERFGLADLLKEDGVDTAVLASPFDYKKQTLVCIPSEIPNIKGASERHFTEALIDSLSQVAVTTKGRMLVLFTSYAMLRSVYEPLKERLKEAEITVLGHGMDGTSRSKLTKQFRSLPACVLLGTSSFWEGVDIPGEDLSCLAIVRLPFVPPNHPLVEARNQQLEEQKKNPFMQLSVPQAVIRFKQGFGRLVRTSTDRGIVLIYDRRVIDARYGRVFLKSLPETNVLIQPTGQLLSEISDWLA; translated from the coding sequence GTGGATCCTTGTCTGCGAAAACGTGATGAAGCGGAAGAGTTTGAGGTGAAGCATTTGAACACTTTTGTTGTGGTCGATTTTGAGACAACAGGCAATCGGCCAAAAGAGGGAGACAGGATTATACAAATCGGCGCTGTTCTTGTTCGTGATGGAGAAATTGCTGAACGTTTCTCTACACTGGTGAATCCACGAGCCGATATTCCCCCCTTTATAGAAAAATTGACAGGCATTAATGATGAGATGGTAGCGGATGCTCCACCCATCGAAGATGCGATACCTTCGTTGTTAAAGATGCTAGACGGGGCTACTTTTGTAGCTCATAATGTTTTTTTTGATTTATCGTTTTTACAAAATGCATTGCATGAAGCCGGATACCATCCGTTTACGGGCCCGCTCCTTGACACGGTGGAACTGTCGCGTTTGTTGCTGCCGGGTCAGGAAGGATATCGGCTCTCTGATTTATCCGTCGGGCTCGATATTATGCACGATCGGCCGCACCAGGCCGATTCCGATGCGGAAGCGACAGCTTATATCCTGCTGCATCTGCTCGATAAGCTGGAGAGCATGCCGCTTGTTACTCTTCAGCATCTTCAACGGTTAAGCCGACCGTTCCATTCTGACGTACAGACCCTTCTGTCTGATATCGAGCAGCGGAAGATTCGTCAAGGCGCATATGAACCATCTACGGACCTGGAAGTTGTGCATCAGATTTGCTTAAAGAAACGAACAACGGTCGAAAAAAAATCCGGCCGCTCTCTTGAAGAGACGATGGATTTTGACGCTTTCGCCGATACCCTGTTCGGGGAACGGGGCGTGTTGAAAGAGCATATGCCTGGATTCGAGTTGCGCCCCGCCCAGGTTACGATGATGAAGCAAGTATACGATTCGTTTGATTCCGGCCGCCATCTTATGATTGAAGCGGGAACCGGAACAGGAAAATCGCTTGCGTACTTAATTCCGGCCGTATTCTGGGCCAAGCGGCAGGAAGAGACGGTTGTCATCTCGACGCATACCATTCAGTTACAGGAACAGATGTATTCGCGTGATTTACCGATTTTGCAAGCAATTTTTGGCGATGATGCTCCCCGTATTTCTGTATTAAAAGGCAGGAATAACTATTTGTGTCTGCGAAAGTTTTCACATAGTCTGCAGGAGGAGCACGATAACTATGATGTGCAGCTTAGCAAATCGCAGATGCTTGTCTGGTTGACGGAGACGGAGACAGGGGACATGGAAGAATTAAATCTGCCTTCTGGTGGTCAGGTATACTGGAAGCAGGTGCAAAGCGACGCTGGCTCATGCTTGAACCGACAGTGTCCATGGTTCTCACGCTGTTATTACCATCAGACACGGCGCAAGGCGCAGCAAGCCGAGGTTATTGTAACCAATCATTCGCTTCTGTTCACTGATATGGGTGCCGAACACCGTATTATTCCTTCCTATAAATATGCGGTGATTGATGAAGCCCATCATTTTGATGATGTGGCGAGCCGACATCTTGGGGATTCGATTTCCTCTTATCAGCTCGAAGGAATGTTGCACCGGTTGTACCCGGACCGGGGAGTAGGGCTTCTTGAAGAAGTTGAAGAAGCGGTACGCGGATGGAACACAGCAAGCTATGAAGAGAGCAAACATGCGATTGAGACTGCTTATCAGCAGATACGCGAAGGCAAAGAGACCATTCGTGAGATGTATACTCTTCTCTATCAGTGGTCGCATCAGCGGGCCAAGGAAGGCGAAGAAATCGGGCATACCGTTATGCGTTATAGGCAGGAGAATCTTGATAGCCGCTGGGGCCGAGCCGTAGTTTCAGCCGTGCGCAATAGCGTAGATTTACTGCTTACTATCGGAAAAAAGCTGGAGGCGATTTACGCCGACATTCATGGTGATGACGTGCCTTTGGGCATGAAGAGCCTGGTGACCGATTTAAACGGTATGGTTAAGGATTGTTTGGAATATGCTTCCTTGCTGCATGATATGCTATTAACAGAGGATGATGACCATGTGTATTGGATTGAACTGGATACACGCAGTACGCGTAAAAACATCTTTTTACATCGAGTGCCGATCAATGTGTCCAGTTTGCTGCGCGAACAGTTTTTTGATAAAAAAGAGAGCGTAATTCTTACCTCGGCGACACTGAGCGTTAATTCCTCCTTCGCCTATGCAACAGAGAGATTTGGACTTGCTGACTTATTGAAGGAAGATGGCGTGGATACAGCGGTGCTAGCCTCTCCTTTCGATTACAAAAAACAGACGCTCGTATGCATCCCAAGTGAAATTCCGAATATCAAAGGAGCGTCCGAGCGCCATTTTACAGAGGCGTTGATAGATTCCTTATCGCAGGTAGCGGTAACGACGAAAGGGCGGATGCTTGTACTGTTCACATCGTATGCGATGCTCCGCAGTGTATATGAGCCACTGAAGGAAAGGCTGAAGGAGGCCGAGATTACTGTTCTCGGTCACGGAATGGATGGCACAAGCCGTAGCAAGCTGACCAAACAATTCCGTTCGCTCCCTGCTTGTGTGCTGCTCGGCACAAGCAGCTTCTGGGAAGGTGTGGACATCCCAGGCGAGGATTTGTCCTGCTTGGCCATTGTCCGGCTGCCTTTCGTACCACCGAATCATCCACTCGTTGAGGCACGTAACCAGCAGCTTGAAGAGCAGAAGAAAAACCCGTTTATGCAGCTGTCCGTTCCACAGGCGGTTATTCGATTCAAGCAGGGATTTGGCCGACTTGTCCGTACTAGCACGGACCGGGGAATCGTACTCATCTATGACAGGCGTGTTATTGATGCGCGTTACGGAAGAGTCTTCCTTAAGTCTTTGCCTGAGACGAACGTGCTCATTCAGCCGACAGGGCAATTGCTTTCGGAGATTTCTGATTGGCTTGCATAG